The genome window AGCAGGGCGATGCGGACTTCATCTGCCTGAACTTTGCAAACCCCGATATGGTAGGCCATACGGGTATATGGGAGGCAGCCGTAAAAGCCGTGGAGGCGGTAGATGCCTGCCACCAGGCGGTGGCCGAGGCGGCGTGGGCGGCGGGCTACACCTGCATCAGCCTGGCCGACCATGGCAACTGCGACCGCATGCGTAACCCCGATGGCAGCCCACACACAGCACATACCCTTAGCATGGTGCCCTGTATCCTGCATGGGCAGGATGCCCGGCAGTTCCGCATCCGCGATGGAAAGCTGGGGGACATTGCGCCCACCATCCTCCACCTGATGGGGCTGGAGATTCCGGCCGAAATGACGGGGAACATCCTGGTGGAGCCTGTCAACACAAAAGAGTAAACCGCCCGCCGGCATAAACGTTGGCAAAACGGGGTTTTTCGCTAACCCACCCAGATACACCTCCAGCAGGCCCTACGGGCACACCTATGCGCCTGGCCCGCCCAGATAGACGTCCAGCAGGCCCTCGGGTAAGCGCAGGTGTAGCACACCCGCTTGCTTATCAAGGCCTACAATAAAAGGCTCGGCCAGGGGGATGAGCACTTTGGCACCCTGTGCCGCCACCTCCAGCACATCTTGGCCTGGCATCTCCAGCACCTGAATGATGGTGCCAATCTCGGTACCTGTGGCGTCATCCACGGCTAGCAGGCCCTCCAGCTCATGGCAATAGAGCTGCCCGGGTTCTGGCCGGGGCAGCTGGCTGCCGTGCACGCGCACAGCCTGGTTACGAAGGCGCTCGGCGGCGTTTCGGTCGTCCACGCCCCTCAGCTTAAGGCCCACGGCCTGTGTGTCCAGGGGGCGTATCTGCTCTATCTGATGGGGGGTAGTAAAAGCATCGAGCTCAAGGAAGACTTCCTTGAGCTCGAGATAAGGTTCTACAGGCTTGTGCGCAAGCAGTACTTTCAGTTCGCCTTTTATGCCCTGGGGCTTCACCACTTTCCCAATGTGCACATCGGGCTTTGCAGAGGGTGCTGGCATAGGGCAGATACTCGGCGGTTCAGGCCAAACTACTCAGCAGCATTCTCGGCCACTTCGGCAGTGGGTGCGCTGGCGGCCTCTGCCTCATCGGCAGGTGCCTCACCCGTTGCTTCGGCCTCGGCGGCCTTGGCAGCAGCGGCAGCTTCCTTGGCAGCCTCCTCCAGGCGGGCCGATATGGCCGCTGCACGCTCTTTGCGTTTGGCCTGCTCTTGGGCATGGGCCGCACTGGCTAGCTCCGTCTTGGATTTTTGTATGGCAAACTGGGCCGTTTCCTGCTTCTTGTCGCGGGTCGTTTTCCAGTCTTGGTAGGCTTTTTCAATCTCTTCAGCCGTCTTGCCCTGCTTATGCAGGTGGTGGCGTAGCAGCACGCCCTCCTCGCTTAGGATGTTCTTGACCGTATCGGTGGGCTGGGCACCCTGCTGTAGCCACTTTAGGGCTGCTGCAGCGTCCAGCTCGTAGCGGTCAAATTGCTTGTGTGGATCGAAGGTGCCCAGTTTCTCAATGAAACGACCATCCCGAGGTGAGCGGGCATCGGCAGCTACGATCCTGAAGAAGGCACGGTGCGTGCGTCCTTGACGTTGAAGTCTTAGTTTAACAGGCATGATAAATAAACAGATTTCGCTAAAAATGCGGAGGGCAAAGTTAGGGCTTTTTTGTTTTATCCACAATTTGATTTTCATAAATTTCAGGGATGAAAGCACTTC of Bacteroidota bacterium contains these proteins:
- the rimM gene encoding ribosome maturation factor RimM (Essential for efficient processing of 16S rRNA); amino-acid sequence: MPAPSAKPDVHIGKVVKPQGIKGELKVLLAHKPVEPYLELKEVFLELDAFTTPHQIEQIRPLDTQAVGLKLRGVDDRNAAERLRNQAVRVHGSQLPRPEPGQLYCHELEGLLAVDDATGTEIGTIIQVLEMPGQDVLEVAAQGAKVLIPLAEPFIVGLDKQAGVLHLRLPEGLLDVYLGGPGA
- the rpsP gene encoding 30S ribosomal protein S16; amino-acid sequence: MPVKLRLQRQGRTHRAFFRIVAADARSPRDGRFIEKLGTFDPHKQFDRYELDAAAALKWLQQGAQPTDTVKNILSEEGVLLRHHLHKQGKTAEEIEKAYQDWKTTRDKKQETAQFAIQKSKTELASAAHAQEQAKRKERAAAISARLEEAAKEAAAAAKAAEAEATGEAPADEAEAASAPTAEVAENAAE